A window from Cucumis sativus mitochondrion chromosome 1, complete sequence encodes these proteins:
- the rpl10 gene encoding ribosomal protein L10 has product MPFGISLLRRESLRRLILSGEERSPEILISFHSSGSTSKQWRKLKNPWFPGRTRTPFRPSSCSTGKKKGFFAQLAHSAGPTCILYLSEEGSDRLEFLPSSDSMDQDLLSLYGQYRSTLVDHMDVEKASDLNECSRSLFHFYLPSSYLSFVCSREEFDLGIPPK; this is encoded by the coding sequence ATGCCATTCGGAATCAGTCTTCTACGGAGGGAAAGCCTAAGACGATTAATCTTAAGTGGAGAGGAAAGATCTCCAGAGATTCTTATCTCATTCCATTCCAGTGGCTCGACCAGTAAGCAATGGCGAAAACTCAAAAATCCATGGTTTCCCGGTAGAACTAGAACCCCATTTCGCCCAAGTTCTTGCTCAACCGGAAAAAAGAAGGGGTTTTTCGCACAGCTTGCTCATAGTGCGGGTCCCACTTGTATATTGTATTTGTCCGAAGAAGGATCGGACAGGTTGGAGTTCTTACCTTCTTCGGACTCTATGGACCAAGATCTGCTTTCATTATATGGGCAATACCGATCGACTTTAGTAGATCATATGGATGTAGAAAAAGCTTCGGATTTGAATGAATGTTCAAGATCTCTTTTCCATTTCTATTTACCCAGTTCATATCTTTCTTTCGTGTGTTCCCGGGAGGAATTCGATCTCGGGATACCACCTAAATAA